The following are encoded in a window of Spea bombifrons isolate aSpeBom1 chromosome 2, aSpeBom1.2.pri, whole genome shotgun sequence genomic DNA:
- the FBXO39 gene encoding F-box only protein 39, which yields MDQDSESCWVSLPDVCLEKVFMYLGDRNRFNAALVCKKWNKIMYSAVLWKSRTIIFRGRSSLSHTTEYQSAIWYIKKFGRLLEHLEIRFLNSYSFFLTRKFQIAMKTILLRLSRTNKCLKSLSIPHLELERMVWKSKVKNAFVHSLSHFLRKKGRHLESFNVRGARMTLEHGCSILKSLSSTRNVAYASVLSIEDLFSHHISAYNSDFFQQTMSAFQNLKTLSLNYNCVSDKLLDMLHENCSHSLTSLNIKCHIYDPHMHVVKGISWKKLAKEAKDLKVNFFFERVLLFSRLSAILLPEIPMGSISLTSCYFHDPDWFVKPTLTDLLPNYRNTLQMLTLEYNDIHESLDEVLIELVLECKKLHYLKVWAFLDVSFVEIILQKQMEGKCCLTTFKVRVYTQRYDTAEEDGALHAIFLKYMDIIIPRINYFVIAYPMV from the exons ATGGATCAGGATTCCGAAAGCTGTTGGGTCAGTTTACCTGATGTGTGTCTAGAGAAGGTGTTTATGTATCTCGGGGATCGCAACAGATTTAATGCTGCTTTGGTGTgtaaaaaatggaataaaataatgtactcTGCTGTTCTTTGGAAGTCCAGGACAATCATTTTCAGAGGGAGATCATCTTTGTCTCATACCACAGAATACCAGTCTGCGATATGGTACATCAAGAAATTTGGGAGACTTTTGGAACATCTGGAAATCAGATTTCTGAACTCCTATAGTTTTTTCCTAACCCGAAAGTTCCAGATTGCAATGAAGACAATATTGTTACGTTTATCCAGAACCAACAAGTGCCTTAAATCTCTCTCAATTCCACACCTAGAATTGGAAAGGATGGTTTGGAAATCCAAAGTTAAGAATGCATTCGTCCACAGCCTTAGTCATTTTCTgagaaaaaaagggagacaCTTGGAAAGCTTCAACGTAAGAGGAGCCAGAATGACTTTGGAACATGGTTGCAGCATTCTTAAATCTTTGAGCTCCACGAGAAATGTGGCCTATGCATCTGTGCTCAGCATTGAAGATCTATTCAGCCACCATATATCTGCTTACAACAGTGATTTCTTCCAACAAACCATGTCTGCCTTCCAAAATCTAAAAACTCTCAGTCTCAATTACAACTGTGTTTCAGATAAGTTGCTAGACATGCTACACGAGAACTGTAGCCATTCTTTGACATCGCTCAACATTAAGTGCCATATTTATGACCCACATATGCATGTAGTGAAGGGTATTTCCTGGAAGAAACTCGCCAAAGAAGCCAAAGATCTGAAggtcaactttttttttgaaagagTGTTGTTATTCAGCCGCCTGTCTGCTATACTCCTTCCAGAGATCCCTATGGGAAGCATTAGCCTAACAAGCTGTTACTTCCATGACCCAGACTGGTTTGTGAAGCCTACACTTACTGACCTTCTTCCAAATTACAGAAACACTTTACAG ATGCTGACTCTGGAGTATAATGACATCCATGAATCTCTGGACGAGGTGCTGATTGAACTGGTTCTTGAATGTAAGAAGCTTCATTATCTTAAAGTATGGGCCTTTCTAGATGTCAGCTTTGTGGAAATCATTTTGCAGAAGCAAATGGAAGGCAAATGCTGTCTGACGACATTCAAG GTCAGAGTTTACACACAAAGATATGACACGGCTGAAGAAGATGGGGCACTTCATGCCATCTTCCTGAAGTACATGGACATCATAATTCCGAGGATCAATTATTTCGTAATCGCCTACCCCATGGTGTGA
- the POM121 gene encoding nuclear envelope pore membrane protein POM 121, which produces MCPSEGHRGGLGYWLLLLFWDPSRRKLQPVAKLLAVSFLLCVFAYCFPLLSACGLCLFGCWVYKSSGRQIWRLAKWRQLLGITEVPAKRLKHIQPRRQRETAAFKWSPADLLLLMGSYMGKQEPPPRALGRGGKEIKAMLTRPNPDVVTPARRLSFRETPVVTNRAYMSPRRRYPIHQPQYNMAGSLPMVCLDGYQRKTLLSPRNHGFRSPVTVKIARPDASTAHSPVLNLLSPSPASPSTQCPPDPCAKETVLNAIRESKKRLNKDDDNTVFGGIVNKRRRHGSRGSGAGFEPLVTNGLQSYPLSKPDSMKRGQNMQAVDETASKRSRTSSNSSLSNATMSGVPMSAHNAISSSYSSTKDLLQKRKRSMLNNSIVSSTASSRCQTPEWPVKKAKGDMHEDTSQSTPVKSDSSNNSSGQVSDTPISKWSSAINTTSESGGVTGGRKCKLLPVSSGRGDQYQLLPPPLVRYNINSKEFDSERQTAIQKLNKAVEDEMDGPPSSTMPASTASSVSFTQPTTQITPGLQSITASSNSLLQMPKMQSQSPPAPAATVTLEQSTNKATAAVPNVTLTFGVNASSAASQFSLSNATPSISAPLMSTSCSTTFPQPLGLTQSKPQSPKSGLLLQMLTKPEEKSSQPAFKPIFGAPPTVSSSTVPPATSSSETAPTFKPVFGESLNQPAATSAAMFKPIFGDSSSKPPASSSFTLQTVSSNATPSFPNLSSTGAATGLATGNSSKSIAALPVSTSNTVVSNPVPSFPFGGPSQSLPTATSSTSSVFGGSMVNAPQTSAAQFVQTPNSQASTGFTMFGSSSSTSTQPKSSNMFGSATSAFTATFGSKTNSFPSNNGTAAFNSSTGGELQANKSTANPTFGGSGVQSAFGSSSSQTTFGSTSQPAFGTTNTTLTFGNATPASTKAATFSNMNSTQTSSSTPNTNAFVSSNPTPFGFGSTTNSAGSFGGGGQSSTTGNNGFNFGAASTAPSASVFGNTATNQNNIASPNTTFAFGTPGATEQKMPFGTSTPAFGQAASTPLVPFGSPAPGFQNANPSFSPATPSFSIGSGSKPSAVRQRLMARRQHTRKK; this is translated from the exons ATGTGTCCGTCGGAAGGGCACAGGGGAGGGCTTGGTTACTGGCTTTTGCTGTTGTTCTGGGACCCTTCTCGGCGGAAGCTGCAGCCGGTGGCCAAGCTTCTGGCTGTGTCGTTCTTGCTGTGTGTCTTTGCGTACTGTTTCCCGCTGCTCAGCGCGTGCGGActgtgtctgtttgggtgttGGGTATATAAGAGCTCTGGGAGGCAGATATGGAGGCTAGCTAAGTGGAGGCAGCTCTTAGGCATAACTGAAGTTCCCGCTAAACGGTTAAAGCACATTCAGCCCAGAAGGCAGAGAGAGACCGCCGCATTTAAGTGGAGCCCGGCAGACCTCCTCCTACTCATGGGGAGTTATATGGGAAAGCAAGAGCCCCCGCCAAGGGCGCTGGGCAGAGGGGGCAAGGAGATCAAGGCGATGCTGACAAGGCCTAATCCAGATGTGGTTACCCCAGCCAGACGCCTCTCCTTCAG GGAGACGCCTGTTGTGACTAACCGTGCCTATATGAGCCCACGGCGGCGTTACCCTATTCACCAGCCGCAGTACAATATGGCAGGGTCGCTACCCATGGTATGCTTGGATGGCTATCAGCGGAAGACCCTGTTGTCCCCAAGAAATCATGGCTTTCGCAGCCCTGTCACAGTAAAAATAGCCCGTCCGGATGCCAGCACTGCCCACTCTCCTGT CCTCAATTTACTTTCTCCAAGCCCAGCGTCGCCTTCTACTCAGTGTCCTCCAGATCCCTGTGCGAAGGAGACCGTGTTGAATGCCATAAGAGAAAGCAAGAAGAGGCTAAACAAAGATGACGACAACACTGTGTTTGGTGGCATAGTGAACAAGAGGAG GAGACACGGCAGCAGAGGGAGTGGTGCTGGATTTGAGCCGCTAGTGACCAATGGACTCCAATCATATCCACTTTCAAA GCCAGACAGTATGAAGAGAGGGCAAAACATGCAGGCTGTGGATGAGACCGCGAGTAAACGTTCCCGCACATCCTCCAACAGTTCTTTGAGCAACGCCACTATGAGCGGCGTTCCAATGTCTGCCCATAACGCTATTTCCAGCTCCTACAGCTCCACCAAAGACCTTCTGCAG aaaagaaaaagatcAATGCTGAATAACTCTATAGTTTCAAGCACAGCTTCTTCCAGATGCCAGACGCCAGAGTGGCCTGTTAAGAAAGCAAA GGGGGACATGCATGAAGATACAAGTCAGTCCACTCCTGTGAAGTCTGATAGTAGCAATAACTCATCTGGACAAG TTTCTGACACGCCCATCTCCAAATGGTCCTCTGCTATAAATACAACTTCTGAGAGTGGTGGTGTGACTGGCGGCAGGAAATGCAAACTGTTACCTGTCAGTTCAGGGCGAGGCGATCAGTATCAGTTG CTGCCGCCACCTCTTGTAAGATACAACATAAATTCAAAGGAGTTTGATTCTGAGCGACAGACTGCTATTCAGAAGTTGAACAAGGCAGTTGAAGATGAAATGG ATGGGCCTCCTAGCAGTACGATGCCGGCATCTACAGCTTCCTCTGTATCCTTCACACAACCGACCACACAGATCACTCCCGGATTGCAGAGTATCACTGCCAGCAGCAACTCTCTGCTACAGATGCCTAAGATGCAAAGCCAGAGTCCTCCAG CACCTGCAGCAACTGTTACTCTGGAACAGAGTACAAACAAAGCAACTGCCGCTGTTCCAAATGTTACTCTAACTTTTGGTGTCAATGCAAGCTCTGCTGCATCTCAGTTCTCTTTATCCAATGCTACACCAAGTATTTCTGCTCCTCTAATGTCTACATCCTGTAGCACCACCTTTCCTCAGCCACTGGGGTTAACTCAATCCAAACCCCAATCTCCAAAAAGTGGTCTTCTCCTCCAAATGCTTACAAAGCCAGAGGAAAAGAGCTCCCAGCCTGCTTTTAAACCTATCTTTGGTGCACCACCGACTGTTTCATCCTCTACTGTTCCGCCAGCCACTTCAAGTTCTGAAACTGCTCCGACCTTTAAACCAGTGTTTGGGGAGAGCCTTAACCAGCCTGCTGCTACTTCAGCAGCCATGTTTAAGCCCATATTTGGGGATTCAAGTAGCAAGCCACCCGCCTCGTCTTCTTTTACTTTACAGACGGTATCCAGTAATGCTACCCCAAGCTTTCCCAATCTCAGCAGCACGGGAGCTGCCACAGGGCTTGCAACAGGTAACTCATCAAAATCAATTGCTGCCCTGCCTGTGTCAACAAGCAATACAGTTGTCTCCAATCCAGTTCCCTCATTCCCGTTTGGTGGACCATCTCAGAGCCTTCCTACAGCCACATCCAGCACGTCTTCAGTTTTTGGAGGCAGTATGGTCAATGCCCCCCAAACATCTGCTGCTCAGTTTGTGCAGACTCCTAATTCACAGGCCAGCACTGGCTTCACCATGTTTGGCAGTTCATCAAGCACATCAACCCAACCCAAGTCATCCAACATGTTTGGATCTGCCACCTCTGCTTTCACTGCCACATTTGGTTCAAAAACCAACTCTTTCCCTAGTAACAACGGCACTGCTGCCTTTAATAGTAGTACTGGTGGTGAATTACAGGCAAACAAATCTACAGCCAACCCCACCTTTGGAGGATCAGGTGTTCAATCTGCTTTTGGATCCAGCAGTAGTCAAACCACTTTTGGTAGTACCTCACAGCCAGCGTTTGGGACAACAAATACCACTTTGACTTTTGGAAATGCTACCCCTGCTTCTACAAAAGCTGCTACATTCAGCAATATGAATAGTACACAAACAAGCAGTAGCACACCAAATACTAATGCGTTTGTGAGTAGTAATCCTACCCCATTTGGGTTTGGGAGCACAACAAACAGTGCAGGATCTTTTGGTGGTGGAGGTCAGAGCAGCACGACTGGTAACAATGGCTTCAACTTTGGTGCAGCATCAACAGCGCCTTCTGCatcagtttttggaaacactgcTACAAACCAGAATAACATTGCCTCGCCAAACACCACCTTTGCGTTTGGGACCCCTGGTGCAACAGAGCAAAAGATGCCATTTG GAACATCTACTCCAGCATTTGGCCAGGCTGCTTCTACACCACTTGTACCTTTTGGGTCTCCGGCTCCAGGCTTTCAAAATGCTAATCCCTCATTCA GTCCAGCAACTCCCTCCTTCTCGATTGGTTCTGGATCAAAGCCTTCAGCAGTTCGTCAGCGACTTATGGCACGGCGTCAACATACACGCAAGAAGTAA